A region of the Methylomagnum ishizawai genome:
AGGTCCATATCCTTCTTGGTCTCGGTGCGCCCTTCGGATTTGGCCTCCTTGCGGAACTTGGCCGGGCGTTCGTAGGTACCGTAATCGACCTCGCCGGAGGTATTGCGCACCAGTTTGATCGGGGCTTCGACCGCTTGGCGCTGGCTGGAAAGGCCGGTCGCCACCACGGTCACGCGCACTTCGTCCTCCAAGGTCGGGTCGATGGCGGTGCCGATCACCACCACGGCCTCGTCGGAGGCGAATTCGCGCACGGTGTCGCCCACCTCGCCGAACTCGCCGATGGAGAGGTCTTGGCAGGCGGTGATGTTGACCAGGACGCCGCGGGCGCCGTTGAGGCTGATGTCTTCCAGCAGCGGGCTGGCGATGGCCTTTTCGGCGGCTTCGCGGGCGCGGTGGTCGCCCGCGCCGATGCCGGTGCCCATCATGGCGATGCCCATTTCCGACATGACCGTGCGCACGTCGGCGAAGTCCACGTTGATGAGGCCGGGCCGGGTGATGAGGTCGGCGATGCCCTGCACCGCGCCCAGCAGCACGTCGTTGGCGGCGGCGAAGGCGCTGATGAGGCTCACGTCCTTGCCCAGCACCGAGAGCAGCTTTTCGTTCGGGATGGTGATGAGCGAGTCCACGAACTGGCTGAGTTCATCGATGCCCTTTTCCGCGAGGTCGCGGCGCTTCTTGCCCTCGAACGGGAAGGGCTTGGTGACCACGGCCACGGTCAGGATGCCGGCTTCCTTGGCGATCTCGGCGATGACCGGGGCCGCGCCGGTGCCGGTGCCGCCGCCCATGCCGGCGGTGATGAACACCATGTCCGCGCCTTCCAGCACTTCCATGATGCGGTCCCTATCGTCGAGCGCGGCCTGGCGGCCGATTTCGGGGTTGGCCCCCGCGCCGAGGCCCTTGGTCAGGGCGTTGCCGAGCTGGATCACCGAGCGGGCCTTGATGCTCTTGAGCGCCTGGGCGTCGGTGTTGGCGCAGATGAAATCCACGCCCTCGATGCTGCTGTTGACCATATGGTTGACGGCGTTGCCGCCGCCGCCACCGATGCCGATCACCTTGATGACGGCGCTCTGGCTGTAAGAATCCACGAGTTCGAATTTCATTGTTTCAACCCCACCGTAACTGTCTGTAGTCAAAAATTGCCCGTAAACCATTGTTTCATGCGTGCCCACAATCCCTTGAGGCCGGTGCCCACGGCGATGTGCGGCTCGCTCTGGGCATGTTGCTGCTTACCGAATAGCAAAAGACCGACGCCGGTGGCGTAGATCGGATTGCGTACCACTTCGTTGAGTCCGGTCACGTATTGCGGAATGCCGAGACGGACGGGCATATGGAAGATTTCCTCCGCGAGTTCCACCAAGCCCTCCACCTTGGAACTGCCGCCGCTCAGGACGATCCCGGCGGCGATCAGGTCCTCGAAGCCGCTGCGGCGCAACTCCGCTTGCACCAACAGCAGCAGTTCCTCGTAGCGCGGTTCCACGATCTCCGCCAAATTCAACCGCGAAATCTGCCTGACGGGCCGGTCGCCGATGCTGGGCACCTCGATGGTGTCCTCCAGCTTGGCGAGCTGGGTCAGGGCGCAGGCCTGTTTGATCTTGATTTCCTCGGCGAACTGGGTCGGCGTCCTGAGCGCCACCGCAATATCGTTGGTCACTTGGTCGCCCGCGATGGGGATGACCGCCGTATGCCGGATCGCGCCGTGGGTGAACACCGCCATGTCGGTGGTGCCGCCGCCGATATCGACCAGGCAGACGCCCAAATCCTTCTCGTCCTCGGTCAGCACCGCCGCGCAGGAGGCGAGTTGTTCGAGGATGATGTCCTCGACTTCCAGCCCGCAGCGGCGGATGCATTTGACGATGTTCTGCGCCGCGCTCACCGCGCCGGTCACGATATGCACCCGCGCTTCCAGGCGGATGCCCGACATGCCGATGGGTTCCTTGATGCCTTCCTGCCGGTCGATGACGAATTCCTGGGGCAGGATGTGCAAAATCTTCTGGTCGGCGGGGATGGCGACGGCGCGGGCGGAGTCGATCACCCGGTCCACGTCGCTCTGCACCACTTCCTTGTCCTTGATGGCGACGATGCCATGCGAATTCATGCTGCTGATATGGCTGCCCGCGATGCCGGCGTAGACCGAGTGGATGCGGCAACCCGCCATCAGTTCGGCTTCCTCGACCGCCCGTTGGATCGATTGCACGGTGGTTTCCAGGTTCACCACCACGCCTTTCTTGAGGCCGCGGGAAGGGTGGCTGCCGATGCCGATCACTTCGATATCGCCGTCCTCGCCGATCTCGCCGACGATGCAGGCGACCTTCGAGGTGCCGATATCCAAGCCCACAATCAGGTTGCGATCCGATTTCCTAGCCATTGAATCGTTATTTTATCCGTTTGGGTCAGTCGAAATTCCGGTCCGGGGTTCAAGTATCCGTGGGGGCTTGTTCCAGCGCCCCGCCGGCGGGATTATCGGCGGGCGGCGGCTCCGGTTCCAAGGGTTTCCAGATCACCGAGAAACCGTTGGGATAACGCAAATCCAATTTCTGGATGGCCGCGATCCGGTCCTCCCCCAACCGCGGCAGCAGGGATAGCGTGCGTTCCAGGGCCGCCAAGGGGTCTTGGTGGCCGAACACGATCTCCACGCCGTTCTCCAATTGCGCCACCCAGGCCCGGCGTTTGCTCAGGCTCAGGGTGACGATGCGTAGCTGGCGTCGTTCCAGCTTGGCGTTGAGCGCCCGCAAGGTGCCCAACACCAGTTTTTCCTGGCCTTCCGGGCCGGACAGCAGTGGTAGATGTTGGTAATCCGCCACGCTCGGCGGGGTGAAGCGCTCGCCCCGGTCGTTGAGCAGGCTGTTCCGGTCCCAGCGGGCGATGGGTTTTTGTTCCTCGATCCGCACCACCAAGGTATCGGGCCATAGCCGCTCCACCCGCACCCTATCCACCCAGGCGAAGGTTTTGGCCTCCGTTTCGATCCGTTCCATATCGGTCGAGAAATACCCGCTGTGGGTATAGGGGGCCAGGGTTTGCTCGAAGGCGTCCATATCCAGGTTCCAGATCGAGCCTTCCACCCGCACATACCGCATGGGCAGATAGGTTTCCAACCGGTTTTGGCTCAGTTTGGCGGCGGCCATCACCAGCGCGGCCATACTCCCCAGCGCCACCAACAGCCGGATCACGGGAAAGCGTCGTGGTTGGGGCCGCGCCCGTGGCCGGGTATACCTGGGCATCCGGGTTTAGCGCCGCGGATCGAAACTGGTTTCCAAAATACGCCAGACCAGGGCGTCGAAATCGAGTCCCGCCGCCCGCGCCGCCATCGGCACCAAGCTATGGTCGGTCATGCCGGGCACGGTGTTGACCTCGATCAGCCAGGGTTCGCCCGCGCCATCGACCAGCAAGTCCACCCGGCCCCAGCCCATGACGCCCACGGTAGCACAAGCACGCACGGCCAGTTCGCGCAGTTTGGATTCGGTTTCCGGGGGCAGGCCGCAGGGGCAATGATAACGCGTGGTTTCGGCGCGGTATTTGGCATCGAAATCATAGAAGGTATTGGGTGTTTCCAACCGGATCAAGGGCAGCGGCTCGCCGTCCAGGACGGCGGCGGTATATTCGGCCCCGGTCACCCAAGTCTCGGCGAAAACCGCGCAATTATATTGCGAAGCGCGGTGCCATGCTTCCAATAATTCCGCGGGATTTTCCGCCCGGCTCATACCGATGCTGGAACCTTCCTCGGCGGGTTTCACGATAACCGGGAAATTCAATGTTTCCGCGCAAGCCGCCAAGTCCGCCTCCGAGCGCAACCGCATCCAACGCGGGGTCGGCAATCCCGCGCCGATCCAGCACAATTTGGTCCTGAGCTTGTCCATGGCCAGGGCCGAAGCCAACACGCCGCTGCCGGTATAGGGCAGCCCCAAGGCTTCCAAGGCACCTTGTAGCACGCCATCCTCGCCGCCCCGGCCATGGATGATATTGAACACGCGGTCGAAGCCCGTGCCCAGCAAGGGTTCCAAGGGCCGCGCCCCGACATCCAAGCCCACGGCATCGACGCCCTGGTTCAAAAGAGCCTGCAACACGGCTTTACCGCTTTTCAGGGAGATTTCCCGCTCCGCCGCCGCGCCGCCCATCAGGACCGCGACCCGTCCGAACGCCTGGGGATTGTCCACTCGCTTGCTCATTCGATTGCTCCGCTGACCGGCGCCACGCCGACGATTTTGACTTCGGGAACCAGGTCCCGGCCTTGTTGTTGCCGCACGGTGTCCCGCACATGCAGGACCAGCGCTTCGATGTCCGCCGCCGTCGCCGCGCCGGTGTTGATGATGAAATTGGCGTGCTTGTCGGAGACGCAAGCCCCGCCGATTTTAAAACCCTTGAGCCCCGCGGCTTCGATCAACCGCGCCGCGAAATCGCCTTCCGGGTTCCTGAACACCGAACCGCAACTCGGCAGGTGGGTCGGTTGGGTCTCGTTGCGCCGCGCCAGCAAGGCTTTGATCTTGTCGCGGCCCGCCGAGTCTTGGTTGCGGACCAGCTTGAGTTCGGCGGCGGCGAACCATTCTCCCACGGGGCCGCGCACGCTGCGGTAGCCGACGGTGTAATCCGTGGGGCCGCGGTGGCGCAAGACGCCGTGGCGGTCCACCGTGACCACCCGTTCGACCCAGGGCCAGGTTTCGCCGCCGAACGCCCCGGCGTTCATCGCCAAGGCCCCGCCCAGCGTGCCCGGAATCCCGGCCAGGAATTCCGCGCCGTCCAATTGCCGTTCCGCGCAGAATTTCGCCACATGGCCGCAAGGAACGCCCGCCTCGACATAGACCCGGTCTTCCGCCAGCGCCCGTAGGTTTTTCAGGCGGTTGCGGGTGCAGATCACCGTGCCCCGGATACCGCCGTCCCGCACCAAGAGATTGCTGCCCAGGCCGACCCAGAATAACGGTTCGTCCGGGGGGAGTTGGCCTAGGAACATTACTAAATCATCCAGGTCGGCGGGTAAATAGAACCGTTCGGCGGGACCGCCCACCCGCCAGGAGGTGTGTTCCGCCATGGGTTCGTGCAGGCGCAGTTCGCCGCGCAGGGCGGCGGGGCGGATGGCTCCGCTGGCACCGCTCATGATGCGGACCCGCCGCTTAGGGCGGCGAATTGCTGGGGTAATTCCAAGGCGACCTGGCCGACATTACCCGCGCCCAGGGTCAGCACCAAATCGCCGGCCTCGACGATGCCCGGCAGGATATCGGCCAGTTCGCCGACCTTCTCCACGAACACCGGATCGATCTGGCCCCGCACCCGGATGGCGCGGGACAACGAGCGCCCGTCCGCGCCCAGGATGGGTTTTTCGCCCGCTGGATAGACATCGAGCAAGACCAGCACATCGGTTTGCGACAGGATTTGCACGAAATCCTCGAACAGGTCGCGGGTGCGGGTATAGCGGTGGGGCTGGAACACCAGCACCAAGCGCCGCTCGGGAAAGGCTTGGCGGGCCGAATCCAGGGTGGCGGCGATTTCCCTGGGATGGTGGCCGTAATCGTCCACGAACACCACCGAACCCGCGCCCATGGGGATTTCGGCGTTGATCTGGAAGCGGCGGCCGATGCCTTTGAAACCACCCAAAGCCCGCTGGATCGTGGTTTCGTCGATGCCGAGCTCGCTGGCGACGGCGATCACGGCCAGGGAATTCAGCACGTTATGGCGGCCCGGCAGGTTGACCGTGACCTCGAACGAACCTTCGTGCCCGGCCCGCAGCACGGTGAAGCGGCTACGCAGCCCCTCTTGCCGCACCTCGACGGCGCGGACATCGGCGTCGGGACCGAAGCCGTAGGTTTTCATCGGCTTGCTGATGAGGGGCAGGATTTCGCGGACGCCGGGGTCGTCGATACACAGCACGGCCAGTCCATAGAACGGTACATGGTGCAGGAATTCGATGAAGGTGTCCTTCAAGCGCCCGAAATCGCCGGCATAGGTTTCCATATGGTCGCGGTCGATATTGGTGACCACGGCGATCATGGGTTGCAGATACAGGAAGGAGGCGTCGCTCTCGTCGGCCTCGGCCACGAGATAGGAACCTTGGCCGAGCTGGGCATTGGTGCCCGCGCTGTTGAGCCTGCCGCCGATCACGAAGGTGGGATCGAGACCGGCTTCGGCCAGCACGCTGGCGGTGAGGCTGGTGGTGGTGGTCTTGCCATGGGTGCCGGCCACGGCGATGCCATAGCGGAAGCGCATCAACTCGGCCAGCATCTCGGCGCGGGAGATGACCGGGATTTTCTGGCGGCAGGCGGCGTCCACCTCGACATTGGCGCGGTTGACGGCGCTGGACACCACCACGACTTCGGCGTCGCTGACCTGTCCGGCCTCGTGGCCCTGATAAACCTTGGCTCCCAGGCTGGCGAGGCGGCGGGTGCTGGCGTTCTCGCCCAGGTCGGAGCCGGAGACTTCATAGCCCAGGTTGAGCAGGACTTCGGCGATACCGCTCATGCCGGTGCCGCCGATGCCTACGAAGTGGATGCGGCGCAGGCGGCTCATGCCGTATTGTCCCGCGATTTGTTCGGTCAGTTTCATCGGGTCGTGGCGCAGGGTTGGGGAGTGTGATGGGTGGCTTCGAGGCAAATCGCGGCGACCACGCGGGCGGCTTCGGGCCGGGCCAGCGCGGTGGCTTGGGTTTTCATGGTGGCCAAGCGGGCCGGGTCGCCGATCAGCGCCTTGAGTTCGGCGGCGAGCCGCTCCGGGTTCAATTCGGGTTGCGGCAACAGGACGGCGGCCCCGGCGTCGGCCAGATAACGGGCGTTCTGGGTTTGGTGGTCGTCGATGGCGTGGGGATAGGGCACCAGGATCGCCGGTACCCCGGTCGCCGCGAGTTCGCTCACCGTCATCGCGCCCGCCCGGCAAATGGCGAGGTCGGCCCAGGCATAGGCCGCGGCCATGTCCTCGACGAAGGCATCGACCTGGGCCGGAAGTCCATGGCGGGCATACAGGGCTTGGGTTTCCTCGCGCAGCGCCGCGCCGGTTTGATGGCGGATTGCGATGGGCAGGCCGATCCGGGCCAAGGCTTCCGGCACGGTTTCATTCAGGGCTTTTGCGCCCAGGCTGCCGCCCACGATCAGGAGGCGGACGGCTGCCACGTCCTCACGCGGCGGCGTCGCGCCGCCCGCCACGATTTCCCGGCGCAGGGGGTTGCCGACGCAACGCGCCCCCATCTTGGCGGGAAAGCTGTCCGGGAAGGCTTCCAGCACCACGCTGGCCCGGCGGGCCAGCCAACGGTTGGTGGTGCCGGGGATGCGGTTTTGTTCGTGCAACACCAAGGGGATGCCCAGCATCCGGGCCAACAGTCCGCCCGGTCCCGACACGAAACCGCCCATGCCCAGCACCGCATCCGGCTTGACCCGGCGCAGGATGCCCAGAGCCTGCCGGAACGCCCGCAGCAACATGAACGGCGCGGTCAGCTTGCCGCGCCAGCCCTTGCCCCGGAGGCCGGCCACCGACAGCCATTCCATCGGAATTCCGGCGGCGGGCACCACGCGGGCTTCGAGTCCCGTGCGCGTGCCCATCCATACCACGTCGTGGCCCGCGTCCAACAACTCGCGGGCCACCGCCAGCGCCGGATAGACATGTCCGCCGGTCCCGCCGGCCAGGATCATTATGCGCGTGCCCATGTGGACCTGACCTTGGGCGTGCCGGACCAAGTTTCGATGGCCTCGCTGCGTATCCTGAACAGGATCGCCAGCGCCGAACACATCACCATCATGCTGCCGCCGCCATAGCTCATCAGGGGCAGGGTCAAGCCCTTGGTGGGCAGCAGTCCCATGTTCACGCCCATGTTGATGAAGGCTTGCAGCCCGAACCAGATGCCGATGCCATAGGCCAGGAACGCCGCGAAGCGGATGCCCGCCCGTTCCGCCAACTGGCCGATGACGAAGGCCCGCCACACGATCACCATGAACAGGAAGATCACCGCGGTGGTGCCAACCAAACCCAGTTCCTCGCCGATGACCGAGAACAGGAAGTCGGTATGGGCTTCGGGCAGGTAGAACATCTTCTGGATGCTGGAACCCAGGCCCACGCCGTTCCATTCGCCGCGGCCGAAGGCGATCAGCGCCTGGGTCAATTGGAAATCGCTGTTCAAGGGATCGTCCCAGGGATCGACGAAGCTCATCACCCGTTTCAAACGGTAGGCGGCGGTCATGATGAGCAGGACGCCCGCGCCGACCACGGTGCCGATGAGGAGGCCGAATTGCCAGAGCTTGGCCCCGGCCAGGAACAACATCCCCAAGGCCGTCGCCATCACCACGGCGGTCGCGCCAAAATCGGGTTCTTTCAGCAGCAGCAAAGCGGCCACCGACAGCAGTCCCAGCGGGCGGATCATGCCCTGGATGGAATTGCGTACCAGGGGCAGATGGCGGTCGATGAAGCTCGCCACATAGATGGCGGCGATCAACTTGAATACTTCCGAGACCTGGATGCGGATTCCGAGCAGGCTGATCCAGCGGTAACTGCCGTTCACCATCTTGCCGATGCCGGGAATCAATACCAGGACCAACAACACCAACCCGAACAAATACAGGAGCATGGAGTTGTTCTTCCAAGTCTCCAGCTTCACGGAGGCGGCGATCAGGCCGGTCGCGAGTCCCATCCCGATATGCATCAGCTGGTGGCGTGGAAAATAAAAGCTGTCCTGGGACATCTTGTCGCCGAGATGCAGGGAGGCCGAAGCCACCATGACATAGCCGAACAGCAACAGCCCCAAGGAAGCCAACAGCAATAAGGTATCCAGATAGAAGCGCTTATCGCCCCACTGAAAGACCATGCCCTGGCTGCGTACCGCGACCCGTGTTTTCATGACTGCAAACCTCGCACCGCTTCGGCGAACATCCGCCCGCGTTCTTGGTAATCCTTGTACTGGTCCAAACTGGCGCAGGCCGGGGCCAACAGGACGGTATCGCCGGGCCGGGCCAAGCCTTGCGCGGCCTTGACCGCTTCGCGCATATGGCCCGCCCGCGCCAAAGGAATCAGGTCGTGCAAGGCGGCTTCGAGCAAGGGCGCGTCCTTGCCCACCAGCACGGCGGCGCGGACTTTGTCCGCCACCACGGGCCGCAGCAAGTTGAAATCCGCGCCTTTGCCATCGCCGCCCGCGATCAGGATGGCGGGGCGGTCCAGTCCCGCCAAAGCCGCCATGCAGGCACCGACATTGGTGGCTTTGGAATCGTTGATCCAGGCCACGCCGTCGATTTCGGCCACCCATTGCATCCGGTGGTCGAGTCCCGGAAAGCGCTGGAGTTCCGCGATCATCGCTTCGCGGGATAAACCCACCGCCTCGGCCAGGGCCACCGCCGCTAGGGCGTTGGCAAGGTTGTGACGGCCTTGGATACGGATTTCCTTGGTTTTCATCAAAGGCTGGCCATGGCCAACCAGCCATTCCTCGCCCTCGATACGCTGGACGCCGTAGTCCACCGCCATCGTTCCATCCAAGCCGAACCAGACGCAGCGTCGGGCGGGATCGGCCATCGCCGCCACCATGGGATCGTCCCGGTTCAGGACGCACAATCCCTCGCCCTTGAAAATGCGCTGTTTGGCGGCGGCGTAGGCTTGGAGATCGGGGTAGCGGTCCATGTGGTCGGGGCTGATATTCAATACGGTGGCCGCGACCGGCTCCAACAGGTCCGAGCGCTCCAATTGGAAACTGGATAGTTCCAAGACGTACAACTCGGCCTCGTCGTCCAGGAGGTCCAGCATCGGCGTCCCCAGGTTGCCGCCGACCCGGACCCGCTGGCCGTCGGCCTCGGCCATCAGTCCGACCAGGGTGGTGACGGTGCTTTTGCCATTGGCCCCGGTGATGGCGACCACCGGCGCCCGCGCCAAGCAGGCGAACAGGTCCAAGTCGCCCATCACCGGGATGCCGCGCCGGGCGGCGGCGGCGATGGCCGGTTCGTCCAGGGGCAGGCCGGGACTGACGACGAGGTGGGTCGCGGCCTGGAAGGCTTCGGCCTGGAACCCGCCCAGGAACAGGCCGACATCCGGCATATTGTCCTGGAATTCGGCCAGGAGCGGCGGTTTTTCGCGGGTATCGGCCACGGCGAAGGGAATGCCGTGCCGGGCCAGGCACTGGGCTATCGAATAGCCGGTCTTGCCCAGGCCCACGACCAGGACCCGCGAGCGGTCCCGGTCCAATCCCAAACGCTGCAAAGGGTGGGTGGGGTGGTCCATGGCCTGACTACCTGAGTTTCAAGGTGGCGAGGCCGAACAAGACCAGGATCACGGTGATGATCCAGAAGCGGACGATGACCCGTGGCTCCGGCCAGCCTTTCAGTTCGAAATGGTGGTGGATGGGAGCCATGCGGAAGATGCGCCGCCCGGTCAGCTTGAAGGAGGCGACTTGCAGCATGACCGACAGGGTTTCCATCACGAACACGCCGCCCATGATCATCAGGACGACTTCCTGCCGTACCAGGATAGCGAGCATCCCCAGCGCCGCGCCCAAGGCCAGCGCCCCCACATCGCCCATGAACACCATGGCCGGGTAGGCGTTGAACCACAGGAACCCGAGTCCCGCGCCCAGCAGGGCACCGCAGAACACCACCAATTCACCCGCCTTGGGGATATAGGGAATCCCCAGATATTCGGCGAACACCGCGTTGCCCGAGGCATAGGCGAAAATCCCCAAGGCGCTGCCGACCAGCACGGTGGGCATGATGGCGAGGCCGTCGAGGCCGTCGGTGAGGTTGACCGCGTTGCTGGTGCCGACGATGACGAAATAGGCCATCACCGGATAGAACCAGCCCATGTTCCAGACGATCTGCTTGAAGAAGGGCACGATGAACTGGGTCTCGGCGGGCACGCTGGCGGTGTTGTAGAGGAACAGCGCGGCGGCCATGCCGCAGACCGATTGCCAGAAATATTTGTCCCGCGCCGCCAGCCCCTTGCTGTTGCGGAGGATGAGCTTTTTGTAATCGTCCACGAAGCCGATCACGCCATAGGCCAGCGTCACCAGCAGGATGACCCAGATATAGCGGTTGCCGAGATCGGCCCAGAGCAAGGTGCTGATGGCGATGGACACCAGGATCAGGGCACCGCCCATGGTCGGGGTGCCGGCCTTGGAAAAATGGCTTTGCGGGCCGTCGTCGCGGACGCTCTGGCCGATCTTGTACTTGCTGAGCTGGCGGATCATGGCCGGCCCCACGATGAACGAAATCACCAGGGCCGTCAGCACGCCCAGGATGCCCCGGAACGTCAGGTAATGGAAAACCCGGAAAACGTCGAAATAGCCTTCCAGCAGTTCGGCGATTTTCAGCAGCATGGGGCGTCCCCCACGCGCAGGGCTTCGACGACCCGCTCCATGCGCTGGCTACGCGAACCTTTGACCAGCAACGCCGCGCCCTGGGGCAGTTCGGCGGCGAGGCGTTCGATCATTTCTTCCTGGGTCTGGCAGTAGGTGGCGTCCGCGCCGAAGGCCGCGACCGCACGGTCGGCGTTCGGCCCGACCGCGAACAAGCGCTTGACGCCCATCTGCTTGGCCTGCTGGCCGATGCCGGCATGGAGTTCCGGGCTGTCCGCGCCCAGTTCGCCCAAAGCGCCCAAGGCGACCCAAGGCTCGCCCGGCAGGTCCACCAAAACCGCCAGCGCCGCGCCGAAGGAACTGGGGTTGGCGTTGTAGGCGTCGTTGATGAGCAGGCTGTCGCGGGGGCCCCGGACGGGTTCCAGGCGTCCCGGCACCGGGGTCATCCGGGCCAAGCCCTGGGCGATCTGCTCGGGGGCGAGCCCTAGCGCCAAAGCCGCGCCCGTCGCGGCCAATGCATTCGTCACGTTGTGACGGCCGGCTAAAGCCAAAGCCATGGGAAAGCGTTCTCCTTGGTGGATGAGGTCGAAGGCGGTGCGGAACCCGGTATCGCCGAGCCCCATGCGGATGGAAGCGGGATCGGCGCGGATTTCCGCCCGTTCGGACAGGCCGAAGCCCAGCACGCGGCGTCCGTCCGCGAGGCCACACCAGAAATCGAAGAAGCGGTCGTCGGCGTTCAGCACCGCGACGCCTTGCGCCGACAGCGAGCCGATCAACTCGCCCTTGGCGCGGGCCACGCCTTCCAGCGAGCCGAAGCCTTCCAGATGGGACGCGCCCGCGTTGGTGAGGATGATCACGTCCGGTTGGGCGAGTTGGCTGGTATAGGCGATTTCCCCGGCGTGGTTGGCCCCCATTTCGATGACGCCGTAGCGGTGTTCCGGTGCCAGCTTGAGCAGGGTCAGCGGGACGCCATAATCGTTGTTGAGGTTGCCCTGGGTTTTGAGCGTGGGACCGGCGACGCCCAGCGCCGCCGCCACCATCTCCTTGACCGTGGTCTTGCCGTTGCTGCCGGTGATGCCGACGATTTTCCCCTGCCAGCGCCGACGCCACGCGGCACCGAGCCGGCCCAGGGCGATGCGGCCATCGGCCACGCGCAATTGCGGGATGGCGAGGTCCGCGAACCGCTCGACCAGGGCCGCGCCCGCGCCCGCGTCCACCGCCGCCGCCACGAAGTCGTTGCCGTCGAAGCGCGCCCCCCGGATGGCGACATAGAGGTCGCCCGGTTTGAGGCTGCGGGTGTCTATGCTGACCGTCGCGAATACGGCGTCTTCGCCGCGCAATTCGCCGCCAACGATGGGTTGGAGTTCGGATAGGCGCATCATAAGGAGCGGGTTGTGGAGAAGGGGAGGGTGGTCAGGAGAGCTTGGATGACCTGCCGGTCGCTGAAAGGATATTTATGGCCTTGGATTTCCTGGGTGGACTCGTGGCCCTTGCCCGCGACCAGGACCAAGTCTTCGGGTGCCGCGTGTTCCAGGGCGTGGGCGATGGCGGCGCGGCGGTCGCGCAGGCACACGAGGCCGTCGCGGCGGCAACCCGTCAGGATGTCGCGGAGGATGGCGTCGCCGTCCTCGGAACGGGGGTTGTCGTCGGTCAATACCACGTGGTCGGCCAGCTGCTCGGCGATGGCTCCCATTTGCGGGCGCTTGCCGCGGTCGCGGTCGCCGCCGCAGCCGAACACCACCCACAGGCGCCCCGCGCAATGGCCGCGCAGGCTGCGCAGCACGCTGGCCAGGGCGTCGGGGGTATGGGCGTAATCGACCACCACGTGGCGGCCATGCCCGGCGAAGCTTTCCATGCGTCCCGGCACGGCGCGGACCCGGCCCAGGGCATCCGCCGCCGGGGCCAAGTCCCAACCCAGCGCCAGCAATACACCCAGGGTCGCGGCCAGGTTCTCGACATTGTAATCACCGAACACCGGGGCGCGGACCCGTGCGCTTGCG
Encoded here:
- the ftsZ gene encoding cell division protein FtsZ; this translates as MKFELVDSYSQSAVIKVIGIGGGGGNAVNHMVNSSIEGVDFICANTDAQALKSIKARSVIQLGNALTKGLGAGANPEIGRQAALDDRDRIMEVLEGADMVFITAGMGGGTGTGAAPVIAEIAKEAGILTVAVVTKPFPFEGKKRRDLAEKGIDELSQFVDSLITIPNEKLLSVLGKDVSLISAFAAANDVLLGAVQGIADLITRPGLINVDFADVRTVMSEMGIAMMGTGIGAGDHRAREAAEKAIASPLLEDISLNGARGVLVNITACQDLSIGEFGEVGDTVREFASDEAVVVIGTAIDPTLEDEVRVTVVATGLSSQRQAVEAPIKLVRNTSGEVDYGTYERPAKFRKEAKSEGRTETKKDMDLEYLDIPAFLRRQAD
- a CDS encoding cell division protein FtsQ/DivIB — encoded protein: MIRLLVALGSMAALVMAAAKLSQNRLETYLPMRYVRVEGSIWNLDMDAFEQTLAPYTHSGYFSTDMERIETEAKTFAWVDRVRVERLWPDTLVVRIEEQKPIARWDRNSLLNDRGERFTPPSVADYQHLPLLSGPEGQEKLVLGTLRALNAKLERRQLRIVTLSLSKRRAWVAQLENGVEIVFGHQDPLAALERTLSLLPRLGEDRIAAIQKLDLRYPNGFSVIWKPLEPEPPPADNPAGGALEQAPTDT
- the murC gene encoding UDP-N-acetylmuramate--L-alanine ligase; amino-acid sequence: MKLTEQIAGQYGMSRLRRIHFVGIGGTGMSGIAEVLLNLGYEVSGSDLGENASTRRLASLGAKVYQGHEAGQVSDAEVVVVSSAVNRANVEVDAACRQKIPVISRAEMLAELMRFRYGIAVAGTHGKTTTTSLTASVLAEAGLDPTFVIGGRLNSAGTNAQLGQGSYLVAEADESDASFLYLQPMIAVVTNIDRDHMETYAGDFGRLKDTFIEFLHHVPFYGLAVLCIDDPGVREILPLISKPMKTYGFGPDADVRAVEVRQEGLRSRFTVLRAGHEGSFEVTVNLPGRHNVLNSLAVIAVASELGIDETTIQRALGGFKGIGRRFQINAEIPMGAGSVVFVDDYGHHPREIAATLDSARQAFPERRLVLVFQPHRYTRTRDLFEDFVQILSQTDVLVLLDVYPAGEKPILGADGRSLSRAIRVRGQIDPVFVEKVGELADILPGIVEAGDLVLTLGAGNVGQVALELPQQFAALSGGSAS
- the ftsA gene encoding cell division protein FtsA, yielding MARKSDRNLIVGLDIGTSKVACIVGEIGEDGDIEVIGIGSHPSRGLKKGVVVNLETTVQSIQRAVEEAELMAGCRIHSVYAGIAGSHISSMNSHGIVAIKDKEVVQSDVDRVIDSARAVAIPADQKILHILPQEFVIDRQEGIKEPIGMSGIRLEARVHIVTGAVSAAQNIVKCIRRCGLEVEDIILEQLASCAAVLTEDEKDLGVCLVDIGGGTTDMAVFTHGAIRHTAVIPIAGDQVTNDIAVALRTPTQFAEEIKIKQACALTQLAKLEDTIEVPSIGDRPVRQISRLNLAEIVEPRYEELLLLVQAELRRSGFEDLIAAGIVLSGGSSKVEGLVELAEEIFHMPVRLGIPQYVTGLNEVVRNPIYATGVGLLLFGKQQHAQSEPHIAVGTGLKGLWARMKQWFTGNF
- the murB gene encoding UDP-N-acetylmuramate dehydrogenase, producing the protein MSGASGAIRPAALRGELRLHEPMAEHTSWRVGGPAERFYLPADLDDLVMFLGQLPPDEPLFWVGLGSNLLVRDGGIRGTVICTRNRLKNLRALAEDRVYVEAGVPCGHVAKFCAERQLDGAEFLAGIPGTLGGALAMNAGAFGGETWPWVERVVTVDRHGVLRHRGPTDYTVGYRSVRGPVGEWFAAAELKLVRNQDSAGRDKIKALLARRNETQPTHLPSCGSVFRNPEGDFAARLIEAAGLKGFKIGGACVSDKHANFIINTGAATAADIEALVLHVRDTVRQQQGRDLVPEVKIVGVAPVSGAIE
- a CDS encoding D-alanine--D-alanine ligase, with protein sequence MSKRVDNPQAFGRVAVLMGGAAAEREISLKSGKAVLQALLNQGVDAVGLDVGARPLEPLLGTGFDRVFNIIHGRGGEDGVLQGALEALGLPYTGSGVLASALAMDKLRTKLCWIGAGLPTPRWMRLRSEADLAACAETLNFPVIVKPAEEGSSIGMSRAENPAELLEAWHRASQYNCAVFAETWVTGAEYTAAVLDGEPLPLIRLETPNTFYDFDAKYRAETTRYHCPCGLPPETESKLRELAVRACATVGVMGWGRVDLLVDGAGEPWLIEVNTVPGMTDHSLVPMAARAAGLDFDALVWRILETSFDPRR